Below is a genomic region from Zea mays cultivar B73 chromosome 9, Zm-B73-REFERENCE-NAM-5.0, whole genome shotgun sequence.
TGGGGACGAGGACGACTAGCAAGTGAAGTGAAGTGACGGGAGCGGTTGGATTGTTTGGAAGCAGCCAAGCAGGATTAAAACCTCCAAAGAGATGGATGCTTGCCTTGTAGTAAAAAAAAAACTGCGCGTTCCATCGTTACGTACCGTGCCCGTCAGGTCAGGATTCGCTGAATTGGGCCTGTGGTGCCGAGGTCAGAAATCTCCAGTTCCCGTGCGTGGCGTCTGGTTGATTCTGAAATATGCCGCGCACGAACCACCTTCACAAAATTGCATAAGCAGTGtgccaaagaagaagaagaagtagtGCATATACACAAATAAATACCCCATTTGCTTGGGTCCAACAAGCTGCAACATCTGACTCTGCCGATCACACTAGCAGTACAAACTGAAACCGACCGTGACAAACAGGAAGATAGGCTGGTCGATCAGACGAGCCAAAATCGTCTCAAGGGATCGAACAAGCTTACCAGCTTCTTCTGGTTACACCACACATATTAGTCCGGCCGTACTAATTTCACAGCGACGACCGGACGCCATGTAGGCTTGACAACAGTGCAaccaagaaaacagtgcaaccataagatGATATCATGGGATCTAGTCTTGACTAAGTAACTAGGAAAGTCTTGTGTGGTCACTAGATCatacaggaaactgcttttatgGACACTTCTATCCTTTGCTAGGTATATTAGGGGACAGAAGTGCGCTTCAAGATCCTACATAGTAGAAGGGTACAAGGGTGGACGAGTTATGAGAGATTGCTTCTAAGTAATGCGGATATGAACTGACACACATGGGATGGCTCTTTGTAAGGTTATAGTAGTGAACCCTGCCACACTTTCTTGGGAGAGGTTAATGCGCCTTGCAAACCATGGTATATTGGTAATAGAACTTCCGGGTAAATGTGTGTGACCTCTGTACAGTGTAAACTAATATATCAGTCATGCTTACGATTAAGAGCATCTTCGACCCTTACATATTGGAGTTTGTGAAATTGGAATAAAGCTAAAATGTTATATACGGAGTACATAGTGTTGTTAAACTTGGTTCGCTAGGGAGCATAGTGAATGCTTTGTGGTCATCAGAGGGTGATTGTTTTATGATACTTACTGTTTTGACAAAATGGGGATGTTAGTTATGCTTTCATTACTGAATCAAACTTGACCAAGTAAAAGCAAATGCATGAGCTAATCCACTATAAAGCCAGTTCATTTTACCCAAGATAGGATACTTGATGCGTGTGGAAGTGCTCATCTTACTTTTTCTACCACAATTCATGTTATTATCattgttcaaaaggaggagaacaGAAGACCTAGAATCATGAGTTCCAGAATACCATGAGTTCTAAAGCGCGTGGTCAACCAGTCGACACTCATGCGGTTTTATTGATATCTTCCATTGTTGATGCCTATAGCCTATAGGGGATTGCCTACTAGTGGAGACTTTTATAAATATCTAGTTATGTATAACATTACTATTCACTATTAATAAAGTATTGTGATTTTGATATATTGAGAGCACTtatagggggtgaataggtgatcctgcaaaattaactctaaacaacacaaacttggtttgtaCAAAGTTCTGTTGGTGAGAACTAAAACCAAGTTAGGAGAAGAGAGATGAATGAGAATTCAAGAGACACAAGAAGACAGTATTGCAAGTGAGTAGAGAACTCAAGAAGACAGTAATCGCAACAAGTAAAATGGACAAGAGACACAACTAATTTTACCATGGTTCGGCCAatgtctactccacgttgtggtgacctcctttggtcaagggttgcactcaagtgatccaaagatcaaacttgtcagcgtttcggaccccgggggaccctcaaccgggccgaccagtgaattttgtcgctgcgtgcccctgcccagatgggttggcgcaatatggaacacaagagggaaatgcgtctcgtgttatctcgcaccagggggtgctcgtagtaggggttacaagcgttcgcgagagagagagagagtgagcctgttcgtttgctcgtccctccgcgcgaccccctcgcatgaaggccctggacctcccttttatagatgcaaggagagggtccaggtgtacaatgggggggtgtagcttatgcgctaacgtgtctagcagagaagtgcctgagccctgtgtacatgccaacgtggctgtcggagaagggcttgagccctgcgtacgcgataacgtggccgtcggagaagtgactgagccctgtagaagcacagctggcggtgcggctgggatcctgctgacgtctccttgcttccgtagggggctgagaaccaccgacgtcatggacgcacgcggggaaccatcattacctgttaccggggcgagccagatgggacgccggtcttgttccctcgtagcctgagctagctaggggtagggtaatgatgtatcccctgtggcgcgatcGATCcgagcctagggtcgggcgaggcggagacttctcctgaggccgagtcttggggtcgggcgaggcggagacctcctcccgaggtcgaggcctaaggtcgggcgaggcggagcttcctgttgcgcccgaggctgaggccgagtcttggggttgggcgaggcggagacctcctcccgaggccgaggcctaaggtcgggcgaggcggagcttcctgttgcgcccgaggctggacttgctgTTGTCGGCCTTGCTCGGGTGGCtgacacagcagtcggagcggggtgagcagcgctgtattcctgtcagatcggtcagagaaagggtgaagtgactgcggtcactctgaccttgccgactgaggcgcgcgtgtcaggataaggtgtcaggcgatcctcgcattgaatgcgccagccgtgtttaggagtgttgggggtacccctgattacggtacccgacagtagcccccgagcctcgaagggggtGTTGGTACtctcttggaggctttgccgcactttttttgcaaggggaccggcttttctcggttatactttgttccggtgggtgcgcgcgagcgcacccgccgggtgtagcccccgaggcctcggaggagtggtttgactcctctgaggtcttaatgcttttcgtgatgcttcggtcggccttgttgttccctcatgcggcctggccgtagcccgagtgcatggtcaggttccgagtttttaggctggtttgttgacgctgtcaacggtttggccatagccgggttgcgagagtagcccccgagcctctgcacggagcgagaggacgatcaaggaccgtctcgacttttgttatacgccccttcgttgcctttccgcaaggagtaagggggaaagcgccatgttgccctcggagggcgccgaacatggtgtctccagtgagttgctaacgggtgatccgagtggatgcccgtgtcccgttcgataagggtcggctagtggcccagaggcacgctccaaaagtaccagcaggtgatttgccggacccagacccattcgatagggtccgagggctcgatgcctccctctggtgggattccgttacaaaatcgctcctgctggtctcggaaatgtcctagggtacctcgggagcgtagcccgagccttggccatgtaacagacgtacccagagtcatccctcactctgcatgctctggggcggctgtcgaacccttccgaggggccagccttcaaacccctgatcagtagagggcgcggagcccgagtgctctggggcggctatcgaacccttccgaggggccagccttcgaacccctgattagatAGATAGATTCATATTTACAACTGCGTAATAATCTTATCTCTTCTTTCTTCCCACGAAAAGGCTCAGTTTTATTGCACATTTGGACGCCGGATATGTTTTCAGAAGGCCGAGACGACGGTGCCGACGACTACCCGGGCCCTCGGCCGCGGGCGCGCCGCGGGCGTCAGGCCGCGCACGGCGCCCTAGTCCCACAGCTGCACCACGCTGCCGCCGAGCCCCGTCGTCGGGCTCCTCCGGTACCTCCCCCCCGTCGTCTCCGCCACCGGGCTGAGAGGAGGCTGCAGCGACCACACCACCTCCCACTCCCACCCGAAAGGATCCGTCGTCGGCCCGTCGTCGTCCGAAAGGAACACGTCGCCGTCTCCCCGCTCCTCCgcgtcgtcctcctcgtcatcgcTTTCGCCGCCGCAGCAGCAGCACCCGACGTCGCGGTAGTACGCCGTGTACCGCTCCTTGGGCGTCGCCGCCGCGGCCGCGGCCGGCTCCGGCGACGCCTCCGCCACGTGAGACCGATCCGGCTCCGAAGCattcgcggcggcggcggcaacggcggcggacGGGGGCGGGGGTGGGGACAGGGACAAGCAGAGGCGCCAGACGCCAGCGGCGGCGGCCAGGACCGCCGCCGCGAGGCAGGtccaggcggcggcggcgcccgtggCCGCGGAGGCCTCCGGGACTGGGAGGGAGTAGAGGCGGAAGGCGACGGCCTCCAGGGGGTGTTCCAGGAGGCCCATCCGTCGTCGGTCTCGCCGGCGAGCGGTGCCTGTGCGCTTCTCCTCTGTCTCTCCGGCTTCCCGGACTCGCAGCTCTCGGTTGCTTTGGTTGGACCAAGACGCTTGTCTGCTCTGGGCTGGGTTTGGTGAGTGGAGACTGGAGTGGAGTGGGGGAGAGGAAGGGGCGGTGGGGTATTTAAATGGCGGACAGTAGGAGTGGGAGGAGGCGTTGAATGAATCTGAGCCGTTCGATGCTGGGATCGCGAGCGGATCTAAACGGGATGATTCTGGGTATCGCAAGTAAACCCGAGAGAGATGCTGGGATGGATGGATGCATTTTCGTTTTTTCGATGTCTTTATTTTTCCAAGGTTCCGTGCTAAGGCCTACCATGAGAAATACAAATACTGCTACGTCTTTCGGCGTATATTCTCTTGCTGCTACTGCGAAAAATAATAAATAGCCAGATGAGGTGGGGACGAGGACGACTAGCAAGTGAAGTGAAGTGACGGGAGCGGTTGGATTGTATGGAAAGCAGCCAAGCAGGATTAAAACCTCCACAGAGATGGATGCTTGCCTTGCCTTGTAGTAAAAAACTGCGCGTTCCATCGTTACGTAGCGTGCCCGTCAGATCAGGATTCGCTGAATTGGGCCTGCGGTGGTCGAGGTCAGAAATCTCCGGTTCCCGTGAGCGGCGTCTGGTTGATTCAAAGAAATATGCCGCGCACACACGTTTCGCGCACGAATAGTCCTGTAAATGGGGTGGGTGTAAATGGATATTTTAGGTGGATTTAAGAAATAGTTTTGTTTTAGTGGGTTGTAATGAGTTTTAATTATTAACGGGTTGGTTGGGTTTATTTTATATTACGGGTCAAAATGGTTGATACCCATGGGTATAGATGAATTTGTATAGGTATGAGTTTCCATGGGTATTCACCAATCAGACTACCACCCTaatcagtaccattttatttcaGGTTTAGAGAAGTATTTGATTTCTTTAGTCACACACAACACACTATACTATACCATTTtatcagtaccattttatttgaaaatgtgaccaactataaagttgcataactttttaagatctacaaattctattttaatagtttctacatccaatgccgtttacaaaatttgaattttaaatttgaaaacttcacacgaatttttcaatgataagatgatttcaaataaaaaagttgataattacaaagtttcattacatttcaagacctacaacttttattttggtggtttttccatccgaggtagtttgaaaaattcaaatttcaaaattcaaacataattttgcatgacaagatgatttcaaaccaaaatattgtcaactacaaagtttcataactcttcaatacctacaactttcctgttggtggttttttcttttgaggttgttttcaaaattcaaattttaaattttttaaattcagacatagtttt
It encodes:
- the LOC103637945 gene encoding uncharacterized protein, producing the protein MGLLEHPLEAVAFRLYSLPVPEASAATGAAAAWTCLAAAVLAAAAGVWRLCLSLSPPPPPSAAVAAAAANASEPDRSHVAEASPEPAAAAAATPKERYTAYYRDVGCCCCGGESDDEEDDAEERGDGDVFLSDDDGPTTDPFGWEWEVVWSLQPPLSPVAETTGGRYRRSPTTGLGGSVVQLWD